The genomic stretch TAGGGAGGCTACTATACTTGTGCATCACAAGGCCAGATATCACGTTTGCCGTGCACAAACTGAGCCAATATGTGTCCAAACCGTGTATTGATCATTGGGAAGCAAGTGAAAGGATATTGAGATACTTGAAGGCCACACCGGGTCATAGATTGTTCTATTCAAGCACAGCCACCCCGGCACTTAGCATATTTTCGGACGCTGACTGGGCAGCTTGCCCGGACACTCGCCGATCCATGACCGGATATTGTTTATTTCTTGGATCTTCCTTGGTGTCATGGAAGGCTAAGAAGCAACAAACCATCTCCAGATCATCTGCGGAAGCCGAATACCGAGCAATGGCTCAGGCAACTTGCGAAGTCATCTGGGCCATAGCATTGTTGAAGGATTTTGGGGTTCGAATTGACAAAGCGGTTCCCCTCTTCTGTGACAATCAAGCTGCGGTGCACATCAGTGTTAACCCAGTTTTTCATGAACGTACCAAACATATTGAGATAGATTATCACACGGTTAGAGAGAAATATCTAGAGGGAATCATTAAGCCGATGCATATCAAGAACGATTTGCAACTAGCCGACATTTTTACGAAACCTCTCGGAGCTGCAGCCTTTGAAAGAATTCTGAGCAAGATGAGTTTCCATAGTTTGTACACTCCATCTTGAGGGGGGGTGTTGAAATACGTCAACATAGCTGGAAGACTGAAGAAAGAAGAACTAGACCGATGGAAGAAATTAAAGACCGTTGAAAGATATTTTCgaagttagttagttagttgggATGAGCTGGCAACTCCTTTTGTTTTCTCTTCTATTCTTAGCTCGACTATAAATAGCGATCATAACCGCATGTATTGATTCATTGAGTGATAAATAAAATTCTCTCGTTTATCTTTTCTCCCTCGGTTAgtttgtgtgtgtttgtaaTTGTTGGTATGATTTAATGTTGAGCTCTTATCCTCAAAGTCAGTTTCCAGTGTTTGTGATCTGAGTTTTCAATCTTCATAATCGGTTCTTCGTGTTGgttttctacatttctacagcACGTTCTATAATTCTGAACTACTACTACTTTAAAGCATATCAATTGGTAACAATATTGTCGGTACCGATCTAAATAGCTAAGCTCAATTGCACACTTCAAAACCCATTTTAACCAAATGAACCCCAAAACTTAGAAGTCTTGTGCTGTCTACAACAACTAGATAAAAGAATGAGCTAGTGGCCTAAGCCAAACTTCTGATCACATCGACAAGTGGAATGTAGCATAGAATCAGACTCACGATCCAAGTTGGGGCCAAAATGCAAAACTGGGATTCTAATTTCTAACTATAGCaatacttttatatttttaacgAATATCATATTTTCATTAAAAGGGAATTAGTTCAATTAGAATACTCTCCGTCTCTAAaagtatgaatatttgattcGGCAtagattttaatgtataattggtacagtaagagaaagaaagataaaaaatagTGTAAGTATTGTTAGTTCAGAGTTGACTCCACACCAATAGTAATATAGTGTAAttgtataaattgtaaataaaatggtGTGTAAGGGTAATGTGTAAGTTTaactattccaaagttcacattTTTAAGGACATACTAATAAGGAAATTGTTTATACATTTTAGAGATGGATTATGGGTCCACATTTTTAGAGgtgtttaattgatttattttttcatatttagactTTATCTAATTTTTACTGACgaaccaaaatgataaaactaatctattttttaaaaatgaacatACTATCTTCTAAAATTTTATGTCATCATCCAAGTTTAATAACGTAATAAGTAATTACTAATACTGAGATTTATAAATACTTAAAGAAGCAAGGGTAATGGAAcagttaatttttaaataagaaatgaattaaaaattgatatgaagtacgtactccctccgtccgcgaataggagttctatttttttttattttagccTGTCCTGTGAATGAGAGTCCCgattcatttttaccataattGGTAATagagtctcatattccactaacttaagtcactcacattttatttaaaactaatatatataagtgtgaTTCATATTTCACTTATtctttttcactcacttttttttaatagagTGGACTACAAAATTAGCCCCTACGTATGACTGATCGAACGCTGGAGGTATCCATATTTCAAAAAATGCATCAGACGCTTCTACGTATGGgtataatatcatttgaagtccTTTTTTCACTATTTACGGTCTTCCATGTCCTTCTCATCCTCCTCTATTTTCCAAAATGACTAAGGGCATTTCGGCCTTTCCAATATTTCATTATTACAtttcattaatataaataaatataaattataagaatatcctaaaataaattattaaaatattaatttttatataaacataatatcaataaattataaatactgaaaatataatacacatatttcattgaatgatttaatggtaattaaatatattttattccccaattatttttttaagaaataataataaagattaaagtatcctactaatatataaaaattattttccccacacttttaaaactaatttatactaggaataaataaaaattcttaTTTACTATAATATTATCATCACTAAAAATGGCTAACGGCAAGAGGGAGAAGATCTCAAAAGTGTTAAATAATGGAAAGACCGGAATGCCCTTGGAGTGgcattttggaaaaaaattgaGGGTGAGAAGGGCATGAAAGACCGTAAATAATGAAAATagacttcaaatgatattatacACATATGTAGAGGTGTCTAGTGCATTTTTTGAAACATGAGTACCTCCAGCGTTTGATTAGCTATACGTAGGGGCTAACTTTGTAGTTCATTCTTTTTTAAATTCGTGTTAGCTAAGGAACCAGACTCCTAATGGCAAACAATGATAATGATATGATTAAGGGGACTGAATTAGAAAACGAGATACGTGTCGAACTGCCCAATTCCCCATGTTTTGTTTGTCGttatctttaattaaataattataaaagatCAGACGCAGTGAATGCATAACTGGAGTGATCGTCCAACAGCTCTGCTCAGCTATGTCAATCCCAATTCCTCGCCGCCAACTCTTCATCGACGGTGAATGGAGAGAGCCCGTCAACAGAAAACGCCTCTCCGTCACCAATCCCGCCACCGAAGAAATTATCGGTCTGTTTCCCTAACTATTTTTGGCTCTCATATtcctacttctacttctacttccttttctttctttgtttTAAACACAATTTGCGTTCAAGATTGTATATTTCTTCTGGGTTTTTGCTATTGAGCTAAGCAGATAACTAAAACCCCTCATCGGTTTTAATGAAATAGCAATATGCTCGTCAGTCAGAAGCAGTAGAAGTCGGCCAAATGTTTATTTACTGCTCGGTTAACTTTAAATCTCGTGAATTACTGCTTCATTAGATGGACAATTTCTGCGTAAATTAAGTTTAAATCTTGTGATTCACTGTAGATCCGCAGATTATTCCGATTTTTCCTCACCTTTATATCTCTAAGAGTAAGAATACAAACAGTATATCGATGTCTAGTAGTGCTGCTGAAGTCTGATTCTTTAGATGTTTTCTGCTCTGGTGTCTGTGTGTATCAGGGGATATTCCGGCAGCTACATCGGAGGATGTAAATATTGCTGTGGAGGCAGCCCGCAGAGCACTTAGTCGAAATGGGGGGAAGGATTGGGCTTCTGCAACTGGTGCTCATCGTGCCAAGTATTTACGAGCAATTGCTGCAAAGGTCCTTGAGTTTTTTTATCTGATTatctatttcacttttactagtTGAGGTAGTTGTGAAAATGTCCTAGACGTTTTGGATGCTTACCTTTATCTGGTCACATGTAGGTTACGGAAAGGAAATCAGAGCTTGCAAAACTTGAATCACTCGACTCTGGGAAGCCGCTTGACGAAGCGGCTTGGGATATGGTATGCTTCTAATGCCTTTGTTTTTTCTGTATCACTGCACATACTGATTATAAAGTCATACTCAGGATGATGTTGCTGGATGTTTCGAATACTATGCTGACATCGCTGAGGCCTTGGACAAAAAGCAGAAGAGTCCTGTTGCCTTGCCCATGGAAACATTTAAATGTCACGTTATAAGAGAACCTATTGGGGTCGTTGGTTTAATCACGCCATGGTATGTTGAATTTTACTAGTATATTTCTCCAAATTTACAAAGAGAAGGAATACCGGTTCCTTGTTATATTATTTTCCCTTTGAGAGAGACCTATGAATTATTTTCAAGCGTTTAGTATCTTTTTGGCTTATGTGTTTGTGAGCATTTACTGTCTTTTGGCTTCTCCTGGTTACACTTGAATGATTAAGATATACTCCTGTTGAGCTTAGTTTTGAATTGGCTGAGGGGACAGTTTATACGTGCAAGTCCCCTTTTTATGTTTCTGGATGAGCATATAAATTATCATTGCTGTCTGGTTAGACAAGTAAAGAGCCGGAAATATCATTGTTTTGATGACAAGTAAAGACCTCGGTGAATTATGTGAGCATGAATTTTGATCAATAGCTGTCAGAGTGGAATTTGATTCAAGCTATTCGAGTAATTTAGAATCTCATCTCTAAAGTAGTACAAATCCTTGTCTTAGACTTTGACTTTTATACTCATGTTATTTACTGTATAAATGATATGAACTTTGTGTTGgatgatttttttaatgtgaatttTATGTTTCTTACTGTTAGAGATGCATTTAGGTCACTTTCTGAAATCTTTAAATACTCGTCAATTGTGTTGATTGTTTAAATTTGAACAATTATATTGGCTATTTCATAATATCTGCATGGAGGAACAATAGTACTCATTGTTCTGGAACTACTGCTTTGTCATTTAGGAACTACCCTATGCTGATGGCAACATGGAAAGTGGCCCCTGCCCTGGCAGCTGGATGTGCTGCAATACTCAAACCATCCGAATTAGCATCCATGTAAGTCTTCTTCATTGATATATAGCATACCTGTTTACTTTAGGCATTGAAAATGAATCTGTTGTATTTTAATAACCAAACCTAGATATGATATGTTCCAGTAATCCTGGTGAATGTACTCATCATATTTAGAAtgctttatttattaaactatatacatatatacctCTTCACTACTATGTAATACAGTAGTATCTACATATTTAAAGTCTTTTCTGAAATGATCATTATATATACTTTGCTATAACTATTAGTTTTTTACATTTAAACGAGCTAGCTGTATTTTCTCGATCCATAGTTGAGGCAGAGTGTTAGACTCTTCTAGATGCAACTAGTTGCTGGAAGTCCCTAAATGAATCTCTACTATTTTAACTGCAGCACATGTTTGGAGTTGGCCGACGTGTGCAGGGAGGTTGGTCTTCCACCTGGTGTTCTCAACGTCTTGACTGGTTTGGGGCCAGAAGCCGGTGCTCCTTTGGCTTCTCATCCTCATGTTGACAAGGTTAATAAAATGGAATTTAAGTACTTTTGCATGGGTTTCGATACCAATGATGTGGTGATCATGATTCATATTTGATATAACAGATAGCATTCACTGGGAGCACTGCCACAGGAAGCAAAATTATGACAGCTGCAGCGCAGCTTGTGAAAGTATGTTCATTGCAGTATTTTATCTTTGATTGCAAGTGATTTTCTTCTGAGTCTTCTAAGAAAATGATAACCATTCCTGATTTCAGCCGGTAACACTTGAGCTTGGTGGAAAAAGTCCAATTGTGGTCTTTGAGGATGTTGATCTTGATAAAGGTTTGAGCCTTCTAATAATATGAAAAATACCCTTTTCTACTTTCGTTATCAGAAGTAGAACTACTGGCCTAATACACTGATTTTTTAAGAAAGGATGCTCACTTTCTTACTTCCATGTTTGCTATTCAATCAGCTGCCGAGTGGACTGCCTTTGGTTGCTTTTGGACAAATGGTCAGATATGCAGCGCTACTTCTCGACTCATAGTGCATGTAAGCTTGGAGAATGATATTGATTGTGCCCCAAACTCCACCCCACCCACTCAACAAAaagacccccccccccccccccccccccccgaaatATCAAATTAGTTCTTGTTATAAACTTTTTGTCCGACTTTGTGGAAATATTCCAGGAAAGCATTGCTGCAGCATTCCTGGAAAAGCTTGTGAAATGGTGTGAGAACATTAAAGTATCTAACCCCTTAGAGGAAGGCTGCAGGCTTGGTCCTGTTGTTAGTGCTGGACAGGTGAGTAACCATCCATATTTCTTTGTGTATTGGGTAATGTCATGAGACCAATTATTTCAGTCACTGATAGCGGACCTCTTTTGTGTAATTGTATGAATCATGAGGTCTAGGATTAGAACTCTTGTCTGTTCCTCTTTCCTCCCCCAATTTTGTTtccagaaaagagaaaaaagagttCATAACTCTGGTATTCAAATCTTGTAACTTTACAGTATGAGAAAGTGCTCAAGTGCATCTCGATAGCTAAGGAGGAAGGTGCCACGATATTGTATGGAGGTTCACGACCTCAGGTACAAGACTCCCTTAACGTTTGGGTGCTTGTGGAACATCATGCAATGGAATTAACGAAGCCTTATTGTTAACTTGCAGCATCTAAAGAAAGGCTATTTCGTCCTTCCAACTATAATAACAGATGTAAAGACATCGATGCATATCTGGAGAGAGGAAGTGTTCGGACCTGTTCTTGGCGTTAAAACATTTGCAACCGAAGAGGAAGCCATTGAACTTGCAAATGACACCCAGTGAGCCATCTCTCACACACTAACACCCACTAACTTTTCCTCTTTCGGTTGTTGATCTCTAATTTGTCATGTGTGAATTTATCTTTTCAGATACGGTTTAGGTTCTGCTGTATTGTCCAAAGATCTTGAAAGATGTGAGCGTCTAACTAAGGCAAGTATCTTCACACGGACCTCTAGAAGCAACGATGTCGCCAAACATTATGCTGAATGTCATTATTTTTTTGCAGGCAATTCAATCTGGCATTGTCTGGGTGAACTGCTCACAGCCATGCTTCTCCCAAGCACCTTGGGGAGGCAGGAAACGCAGCGGTTTTGGCCGGGAACTTGGGGAATGGTATTCATAATATCCTTATCGTCTCACGTCTCGTTTCGTTCATTCCCCCATTGATTTAGCATGACTGAATCTGTGTCTCTGTAACAGGGGACTGGACAACTACTTGAATGTGAAGCAGGTGACGCAGTACATCTCCGACGAACCATGGGGTTGGTACAAGTCTCCTTCCAAGCTATGAAGAAGCTTCTGCATTCCACAGATTGAAGAGTGATTGCTTCTTTACAGTGGAGAATGAAGCTTCCAAAATGGCAACATTCCTATACGGCTATAGCCTTTTTTTATATAGAGGTTCTATAACCTTAATTCGTCTATAGAACTAATGTTTGAAGTCGAATCTTGTTAGGATCGtggactgcaacattagtttgatattgtccgctttgggtcaagcccgcacggatttgtttttgggtcactcccaaaaggcctcaaactaattgggatTGGACAAGAATTATATACatcttccaacttccctcactcatcctccgatgtgggataggtttgtaacccaacaaatctctcatcattttaataaaaaaaacttctctATTTTGTGTCTTTTATTTGTCTGTTGCAACCATCATTTCAATTTGTATGTTGAGTTTAGATCTAATGCTGAACTAATGTCGCGTTACAGTGCCCGTCCGTGCAAGGGGATTTTGGGGCCTCAATTTTTCGATGATTAATAAATTGATAAAGGACTATTTATGTGTAGTTTGATTTtatgatttattattatataattaataactTCTTCTTGTGTGATAATTTATTTAAGATtaaattgtgagattattttaggcAGAGATAATTACTATAActcaattatataattatttatttaaaattaatttaataaattaaatataatatatattcaatcatgacctataattttttataataactTGCTCCTAAGAAATTTGGTTAGATATATAAGTTTTTTTCCTTTGCTAAGTGATGCGTGTGTCTCCATAAACCCCTTTTCAACCAAGCACATTTTTTAATTGATGTTATTAATTCGATTCACATATCAAATTTCGGTGGACGaaattttcttaacatttttatACGAAAAGTCAAATGCTTCGTAGGTTTTGCAACTAGCCGTTGAGATATTTTCGTGAAATACTATAATGATAGATAAAATCGAAATATTTATCCAAATATAAATTGGATCAGCCttaattttcattattattttaacaaaatgatcaaaattgtCGATTGCGAAATAGAGCATGGATCTATCTATTCAACTAGCTAGTTTTTTTTGGTTTAGTACATACAAACACACGCATATATGATATTGTTACGACAAATGGggcaattgtgtaatcgacaaacgaaagaacgtaaagagacatagaatttacgtggttcatcaacgttgtgttggctacgtccacgggcaagaacggagaacaaattgtattatgactGCGGTTACAGATACATAGTTATTGTGCCAtacttctatataaataggTACAAGAGACGAACTGATCCTAATACAACAATTAAGGCTCAAAACAGAAACATATCATAGACAATAATGATTCAAGACAtcctaacaaatctccaccttggcttGAATCCTCCTTCCAAATGCATCATCATAATACCAGATGAACAAACTTCTCCATTCTTGCCTCAAACTTGCCCTCCACGGGCAACTAACAGCTCATGACATTAAGCAAGTCCAAACAATGTTGAAACTTGCTCTGCGGGACCGGCTTGGTGAACATATCAGCGGGATTATCAGCAGTGCCAACTTTCTTCACCTCAATTCTTTTCTCATCTCTTAGAAAATGATACCTCACATCAATATGCTTAGTCCTCTCATGGTGGACTTGATCTTTGGCTAAACAAATAAAGCTCTGACTGCCACACAACACAATAGCTTGATCTTGATGTAAACCAAGATCACCAACTAGCCCTTTCAACTATATTCTCTCTTTAGTAGCTTCTGTCAACGCCATATACTCTGCTTCAGTAGTAGACAAAGTAACTACAGACTACAAAGTTGCTTTCCAATAACAACAGAACCACCAAGAGTGAAAACATAACCGGTCATAGATCTTCTACTATCGACATCTCCAGCATAGTCAGAATCAGAATAACCAGCCACTGAACAATGAGTATCACCTCCATAAATGAGACCAACATCAGACGCACCTCTCAAGTAGCGAAAAATTCTCTTCACGGCTTGCCAGTGCTCCTTTCCCGGATGTCCCATGAACCTGCTGACAACACTAACAACATGTGCTATGTCTGGTCTAGTACAGACCATGGCGTACGTCAAACTCCCTACTGCATTAGAGTACGGAACTCGAGACATGTACTCCTCCTCAACTTCAGATTTCAGTGAGTTATCCGAAGATAGATGAATATTTGTAGCACTTGGAGTATCAATAGGTTTAGCTCCAGACATGCCAAATCTTGATAGAATCTTCTCAATGTAGCTCTTTTGTGACAAACAGAGCTTCTTCTTTGCTCTTTCCCTAGATATCTCCATGCCTAGAATTTTCTTCGCAGCACCcaaatccttcatatcaaacTCAGCATTCAGATAGGCTTTCAACTTCTGAATCTCAGACTTCGACTTCGCAGCAATGAGCTTATCATCCACATATAGAACAAGATAGATCATCGAGCCATCATCAGCTTTGTTGTGATACACACAACAATCATACGGGCTTCTGCTGTACCCCAACTGGATCATATAACTGTCAAACCTCTTATACCACTGCCTTGGAGAC from Salvia splendens isolate huo1 chromosome 4, SspV2, whole genome shotgun sequence encodes the following:
- the LOC121801167 gene encoding betaine aldehyde dehydrogenase, chloroplastic-like, yielding MSIPIPRRQLFIDGEWREPVNRKRLSVTNPATEEIIGDIPAATSEDVNIAVEAARRALSRNGGKDWASATGAHRAKYLRAIAAKVTERKSELAKLESLDSGKPLDEAAWDMDDVAGCFEYYADIAEALDKKQKSPVALPMETFKCHVIREPIGVVGLITPWNYPMLMATWKVAPALAAGCAAILKPSELASITCLELADVCREVGLPPGVLNVLTGLGPEAGAPLASHPHVDKIAFTGSTATGSKIMTAAAQLVKPVTLELGGKSPIVVFEDVDLDKAAEWTAFGCFWTNGQICSATSRLIVHESIAAAFLEKLVKWCENIKVSNPLEEGCRLGPVVSAGQYEKVLKCISIAKEEGATILYGGSRPQHLKKGYFVLPTIITDVKTSMHIWREEVFGPVLGVKTFATEEEAIELANDTQYGLGSAVLSKDLERCERLTKAIQSGIVWVNCSQPCFSQAPWGGRKRSGFGRELGEWGLDNYLNVKQVTQYISDEPWGWYKSPSKL